The window ACCAGCGGCAGGCGCTCTCCCTCGTGGTCAACTTCAACAATCGTCCCTGTCGCCCGCACGTGCGGGTCGCGCAGAACGTCGTCCACGTCCTGCACCAGGCCAAAGGGTATCCCATTTTTGTCCAGGTCCGCGGACACCTCGGCAGCGGTCTTGGACGCCACCCACGCACCCAGCATGGCGTTCAACTCCGCGCTGCGCTTCGAGCGTTCGGCGCGGGTCTTGTAGCCGGGTTTGTCCGCGAGGTCGGGACGGCCCATCAAACGCGCCACATGCGGGAAGTGGTTGTTGTCGTGGGCCATGATGTAGAAGTACTTCTCGTCCTTCGACAGGAATGTGCCGCAGGGGGCCACCGGCGAATAATCGCCGCGGGACACGCGAGCGCCTCGCACGTGCGTCATCATGCGGGCCGAGAGCAGGACAAGCAGCGCGTCATACATGGAGGCGTCCACGCGCTGTCCCTCGCCCGTCGCCTTCTGGTGGTAGAGCGCGGTGAGCGCGCCAATGGTGCCGACCATGCCGCCCGTCATGTCGCCCACAAGGACGCCCGCGCGCACAGGCTCCCTGTCGGGGAACCCCGTCAGGGCCATGAGGCCGCCCACCGCCTGGGCCACGCCGTCGAACGCCGCGCGTCCGGCCAGCGGCCCGGTCTGGCCGAAGCCCGTGATGGACACTAGAATGATGCGCGGGTTGACCTTGCGCAGGTCGTCGTAGCCGATGCCCAGCTTCTCCATGGTGCCCGGGCGAAAGTTCTCGACGACTATGTCGGCCCACATGAGCAGCTTGCGGAACAGGGCCTTCGCCTTTGGGTCACGCAGGTTCAGGGTGACGCTCTTCTTGTTGCGGTTGAACGCGGGGAAGTACCCGCCCACGTCCCCCTTTAGCGGCGCGTTGTAACGGGCCGGGTCGCCGTTCGGCTCCTCCACCTTGACGACCTCGGCGCCCATATCTCCCAGGTTTTGCGTGCAGATGGGGCCCGCGCCAAAGCGAGTCATGTCTATGACCTTGACTCCCTCCAGCGCGCCCTTTCCTTTGGCGCTAAGGCTGATCGTCATTTTGTTCATCTCCTTCCGAGGACGTGGCTCGTGCCGCGGCCTGTCCCAAGACCGGAACAATAATAGCAGGTCTCCTCACCGCTGCAACATATCCCAATGTGCCAGGCGTTCGCGCGCGCCCAGGCCGACGCCGCCCCGCGCGGCTCCACTGGATATGAACGAGCCGGAGTGCTACAGTTGAACGCGACCATGACTATTGCTATCTGGTGGATACGCCGCGACCTGCGCCTCACGGACAACCAGGCGCTGGCCGCGGCGCTCTCCAACGGCAGCCGGGTTGTCCCTGTCTTTGTGCTGGACACCAGCCTGCTCGCCTCGCCCGCGGTCGGCTCAAGGCGCCTGGCCTTTCTGCTGAGTGGCCTGCGCCAACTGGACGCGGACCTGCGCCGCAGAGGGAGCCGCCTCGTAGTGCGCCGAGGCGCCCCCGAACAGGAGTTGGCCGCTCTGCGGACTGAGGTCGGCGCTGACGCCATCTACGCCGAGGAGGACTACACACCGTACGCCCGCCGCCGCGATGGACGCGTCGCCGAGCGCGTCACGCTACGGCTGGTCGGCGGAGCGACGGCGCTGTCGCCACGGGCGACCGTGAAGGACAACGGCGAGCCGTACACCGTATTCACGCCCTTCAGCCGCGCGTGGAAGGCCGTGTGGGAGACGCGGGCGGAAACGCCGCTTCCCGCGCCGTCAAGCATTCCGACGCCAGAGGGTGTGGCGAGCGTCTCGCTGCCCGCCGACGCCGCGCCCGCCCCCGACACGCCGTTCCCGCCGGGAGAGGCGGAGGCGCTACGGCGGCTCGACGCG is drawn from Dehalococcoidia bacterium and contains these coding sequences:
- a CDS encoding CoA transferase; amino-acid sequence: MTISLSAKGKGALEGVKVIDMTRFGAGPICTQNLGDMGAEVVKVEEPNGDPARYNAPLKGDVGGYFPAFNRNKKSVTLNLRDPKAKALFRKLLMWADIVVENFRPGTMEKLGIGYDDLRKVNPRIILVSITGFGQTGPLAGRAAFDGVAQAVGGLMALTGFPDREPVRAGVLVGDMTGGMVGTIGALTALYHQKATGEGQRVDASMYDALLVLLSARMMTHVRGARVSRGDYSPVAPCGTFLSKDEKYFYIMAHDNNHFPHVARLMGRPDLADKPGYKTRAERSKRSAELNAMLGAWVASKTAAEVSADLDKNGIPFGLVQDVDDVLRDPHVRATGTIVEVDHEGERLPLVGLVPKLSVTPGSIRSIAPHLGQHNEEVYCGTLGLSKTELAELKRDKVV